The region GCGGTCCGGCCTGCCGACCGCGCAGGCCGCCGCGCTCGCCCGCGCCGTCCTCCAGACAATGGCCGAACGGGTGACCGGTGGCGCGCCCGACGACCTCGTGGGACACCTTCCGAACAACGTGGGCGGTTATCTGACCGGCCCGGCCCCGGTCGACGGTGGTGCCGGTGCCGCACCACCGCCGTCGGACGCCGGTCCGGCCGACTTCCTGCGCCGGGTGGAGCAGCGTGCCGGTGTCGATCCGGCCGCCGCCCGCGCCGGAACCGGAGCGGTCTTCGCGACGCTGCGGGAGGCGATGACGGTACGGGAGTTCCGCGAGATGGTGGCGCGACTGCCGCGCGACGACGGCGGCCGACCAGGTCCTTTGTGATCCACTCGCGTGGGCTGTGCCGGTGCCGGACACCTCGATTAGCGTGAACCCGGACTGATCGGCAGCCGGTGCGTGGTACGAGTGCTCGGTGAAACGCGTCAAGACGGCCGTCGCGCAGATCCGCAGTCGCGGTGGCCGGGCGAGCCGACTGCGGCTCAGCCAGTTGGAGGCCGCCCTGGTCATCTCGGTGCAGGCCGGGCTGGCCGCGGCCCTGGCCTGGTCGATCGGGCACGACCTGCTGGGCAATCCCGCGCCGATCTTCGCCCCCTCCGCCGCGGTGGGCACGATCGTCGCCGCGCTCGGGCAACGCGCTCACCGGACCATCGAACTGCTGCTCGGTGTCGGCCTCGGCATCGCCACCACCGACTTCCTGTTGAGTTTTCTGGGCACCGGGTTCTGGCAGACCGGATTCGTCGTCGGGTGTGCCGTCCTCGCGACGCTCGTGCTCTTCGGGCGCAGTGGGGCTGCCGTCGGCCAGGCGGGCGGCACGGCGGTGCTGCTCGCGACCCTCGCCCCGGCTCAGAACGACCTCGAATGGCCGCGGATCGTCGAGGCGATGGTCGGCGGCGCGGTGGGCCTCGTGGTGGTCGCGTTGCTGGTGCCGCTGAACCCGATGCGGATCCTCGACCGGGATGCGGCGCCGATCTATCAGCGGCTCGCCGGTCAGCTGCGGGAGGTGTCCGGTGCGCTGACAGCGGGGGACCGGCCGCGGGCGATTCGCGCCCTGGATCTGCTCCGCGACATCGGTCCCGCGTTGGACCGGATGCACCAGGCGCTCAGTGGCGCCGAAGAGGTGGTCAGCCTGGCCCCTGCCCGCTGGTTGCGCCGGCAGGACGTGGAGCGGTTCGCGCGTGCCAGTCAGCAGGTGGAACGCGTCATCGAACACAGCCGTGGGGTCGCCCGCCGATCGGCGATGGCACTGCAGTACCACGAGCGGATTCCTCCTGACCTGTCCGCCGGCGTCGGACGGCTCGCCGACGCGGTCGAACTGCTGCGCCGCGAGCATCGCGCTGGACGTCCGACCGAGAGGACCCACCAGGCGGTGCGCGACGCCGTCTACCGGGCGGGCCGGG is a window of Micromonospora sp. WMMD961 DNA encoding:
- a CDS encoding DUF2267 domain-containing protein; its protein translation is MTDGDGFPYFIDAVSRRSGLPTAQAAALARAVLQTMAERVTGGAPDDLVGHLPNNVGGYLTGPAPVDGGAGAAPPPSDAGPADFLRRVEQRAGVDPAAARAGTGAVFATLREAMTVREFREMVARLPRDDGGRPGPL
- a CDS encoding FUSC family protein gives rise to the protein MKRVKTAVAQIRSRGGRASRLRLSQLEAALVISVQAGLAAALAWSIGHDLLGNPAPIFAPSAAVGTIVAALGQRAHRTIELLLGVGLGIATTDFLLSFLGTGFWQTGFVVGCAVLATLVLFGRSGAAVGQAGGTAVLLATLAPAQNDLEWPRIVEAMVGGAVGLVVVALLVPLNPMRILDRDAAPIYQRLAGQLREVSGALTAGDRPRAIRALDLLRDIGPALDRMHQALSGAEEVVSLAPARWLRRQDVERFARASQQVERVIEHSRGVARRSAMALQYHERIPPDLSAGVGRLADAVELLRREHRAGRPTERTHQAVRDAVYRAGRARAQGVDEFGDAVVTQLRTAASDLLRAIGYDATSANDEVRKAVQDGEASVHGGG